One genomic segment of Desulforamulus reducens MI-1 includes these proteins:
- the pstC gene encoding phosphate ABC transporter permease subunit PstC, with protein MKKIHETIIEKSLFLSAAVAVLVVALITYFIFADGFPVMSKYGIAHFITGTDWHPLDSKFGLFPMIVGSFMVTIGALIIGVPLSVGCAIFLAEIAPKQMTRIVRPAIELLAGIPSVVYGFYGLVILVPFIREIFGGRGFSIIGGSVVLAIMILPTIVNISEDAIRSVPKEYKEGSLALGATHWQTIKKVIVPSASSGILTGVVLGMGRAIGETMAVIMVVGNVATIPESILDPIRTLTGNIAIEMGYAAGEHSQALFATGIVLFVIIMFLNFMVTMVPKRVGE; from the coding sequence ATGAAGAAAATACATGAGACCATTATTGAAAAATCACTATTCCTAAGCGCTGCGGTAGCGGTCCTTGTGGTTGCACTAATCACTTATTTTATATTTGCAGATGGATTTCCCGTTATGAGTAAGTATGGAATTGCACATTTTATCACGGGGACAGACTGGCATCCTCTGGATAGTAAGTTTGGTTTGTTTCCAATGATTGTAGGTTCCTTTATGGTTACCATTGGTGCATTAATCATAGGAGTTCCTCTAAGCGTGGGATGCGCAATTTTTTTAGCTGAAATTGCTCCTAAGCAAATGACTCGAATTGTTCGGCCCGCCATTGAGTTGCTGGCAGGTATTCCATCGGTAGTTTATGGTTTTTATGGACTAGTAATTTTAGTTCCCTTCATTAGAGAAATCTTTGGTGGTAGAGGGTTCAGTATTATTGGCGGCTCCGTTGTGCTTGCCATCATGATTCTCCCCACCATTGTAAATATATCTGAGGATGCCATACGGTCAGTCCCCAAGGAATACAAGGAAGGTTCCTTAGCTTTGGGGGCTACCCATTGGCAGACGATTAAAAAGGTAATTGTACCCAGTGCCAGTTCAGGTATTCTAACTGGCGTGGTTCTAGGGATGGGTAGGGCCATTGGTGAAACAATGGCGGTTATTATGGTGGTTGGTAATGTTGCTACTATACCCGAAAGCATTCTCGATCCTATTCGTACCCTAACTGGTAATATTGCTATTGAAATGGGCTATGCTGCCGGTGAACATTCCCAGGCATTGTTTGCAACAGGTATTGTTCTTTTTGTTATTATCATGTTTTTAAACTTTATGGTAACAATGGTGCCTAAAAGGGTGGGTGAATAA
- a CDS encoding YgaP family membrane protein, with product MQKNVGTADKILRATFGIVFLALSVLKIFGSFWSIIFGLLGVEILVVAALGYSPLYGILDTSTRKPKLTVEEEVANWTTGVPDSEK from the coding sequence TTGCAAAAAAATGTTGGTACAGCCGATAAAATTTTGCGAGCAACCTTTGGCATTGTCTTTCTGGCCCTGAGTGTTTTAAAAATATTTGGTAGCTTTTGGTCCATTATTTTCGGTTTGTTGGGAGTAGAGATTCTTGTGGTTGCTGCCCTTGGTTACAGTCCCCTTTACGGTATTTTAGATACTTCCACCCGTAAACCCAAGCTCACTGTGGAAGAGGAGGTGGCTAATTGGACAACCGGAGTGCCGGATTCGGAGAAGTAG
- the pduL gene encoding phosphate propanoyltransferase, whose translation MMSTNELPTQVNPDEITPIAVTVGISARHVHLTHEHVETLFGAGYELKRFKDLSQPGQFACEEFVTVVGPKGVIEKVRILGPERKQSQVELSISDCFKIGIKAPLRDSGDLAGSASVTLVGPVGSVTLEEGAIIAARHIHMHSSDAEKFGLEDGDRLYVRAKGPRGIIFGDVLIRAGEKHKLEMHIDTDEGNAVGLRNGDTVYAYKIHGHISQLVK comes from the coding sequence ATGATGTCAACCAATGAACTACCTACCCAAGTAAATCCCGACGAAATCACACCCATTGCTGTTACTGTAGGTATCTCTGCCCGTCACGTGCATCTTACCCATGAGCACGTGGAAACCTTATTTGGAGCCGGCTATGAATTGAAAAGATTTAAGGATCTTTCCCAGCCTGGTCAATTTGCCTGTGAAGAATTTGTGACTGTCGTTGGTCCTAAAGGCGTTATTGAAAAAGTTCGTATTCTAGGACCAGAACGTAAACAGAGTCAAGTAGAACTCTCCATTTCCGATTGCTTTAAGATTGGCATTAAGGCCCCTCTAAGAGATTCCGGCGATTTAGCAGGTTCTGCTTCCGTAACCTTGGTCGGACCTGTTGGCTCTGTAACCTTAGAAGAAGGTGCCATCATTGCAGCCCGTCATATTCACATGCATTCCTCTGATGCTGAAAAATTTGGGTTGGAAGATGGAGATAGACTTTACGTTAGAGCAAAGGGTCCCAGAGGTATTATCTTTGGTGATGTATTGATTCGTGCAGGCGAAAAACACAAGCTGGAAATGCATATTGATACAGATGAAGGAAACGCTGTTGGTTTGAGAAATGGTGATACTGTTTATGCCTATAAGATTCACGGACATATTTCTCAGCTTGTAAAATAA
- a CDS encoding cell wall hydrolase, with translation MNKKYRKIATLMAVLVAVTSSFMVATVATGAAGDGAGGLECEGSDPDRSSSEVYYTVQPGDTLYQVCRDYHVSLGSLMRANNLKNTTIYPDQRLVIPTVSISSYGMVLSRGDVSREDIKLLARLIHAEARGETFEGKVAVGAVILNRLVSPGFPKSIREIILENNNLVYQFSPVQDGSINLEPDEDSMKAALEALMGRDPTGGALFFYNPIVATDKWIKTLPVVTRIGNHVFATKATKI, from the coding sequence ATGAACAAGAAGTACCGTAAGATCGCCACGTTGATGGCGGTTTTGGTAGCAGTTACCTCCAGCTTTATGGTTGCAACAGTAGCTACGGGGGCGGCTGGCGACGGTGCAGGCGGTTTAGAGTGTGAAGGTTCCGATCCAGACCGATCTAGTTCTGAGGTTTATTACACAGTCCAACCGGGGGATACCCTCTATCAGGTGTGTAGAGACTATCATGTATCCTTAGGGTCATTGATGCGTGCCAATAATTTAAAGAACACGACAATATATCCCGATCAAAGGCTTGTCATACCGACAGTCAGCATTTCTTCCTATGGTATGGTTTTATCTCGAGGGGATGTTTCCCGAGAGGATATTAAGCTTTTGGCCAGGCTTATTCATGCAGAAGCCAGAGGAGAAACCTTTGAGGGTAAGGTGGCTGTAGGAGCGGTTATTCTTAATCGTTTAGTGAGTCCGGGTTTTCCAAAGAGCATTCGGGAAATTATCTTAGAGAACAACAACCTTGTGTATCAGTTTTCGCCGGTGCAGGACGGTTCCATTAATCTTGAACCTGATGAAGATTCTATGAAAGCCGCGCTGGAAGCCCTTATGGGGCGCGACCCTACCGGCGGAGCCTTATTCTTTTATAATCCGATTGTAGCAACAGATAAATGGATAAAAACACTTCCTGTAGTTACCCGAATTGGTAATCATGTATTTGCCACTAAAGCTACAAAAATATAA
- a CDS encoding DnaD domain-containing protein: protein MSQNNRRALKKEFDATNMTVYFGSAIFSGGITGIPNLFLKYYRDVGITDSEMMLVIQLLRLRNEENMLMPKLEILAGCLSAEPAQIEKQIKSLLDKRVIGITNYYIGEEGVVKQGYDFEPLVFELSEVWALNQKKELDNISEQLNNPGGRLKRVEEDPGFVLSSQEQDLCQAFENEFGRLLSPMEIEQIIAWLEDHETELILEALRQAVIRGKHNFKYIGSILREWYKNNIRTIKEVESYQRQFEQNRLKQQLPRKTGSGSESNNRADLKKKTLMRSMYS from the coding sequence ATGTCTCAGAACAATAGACGGGCTCTAAAAAAAGAATTTGATGCTACCAACATGACCGTTTATTTTGGTTCAGCTATTTTTTCCGGAGGAATAACGGGTATACCAAATTTGTTTCTTAAGTACTACCGAGACGTAGGTATTACGGATTCGGAAATGATGTTAGTTATCCAGTTACTAAGGCTTCGCAATGAAGAAAATATGTTAATGCCAAAGCTGGAGATTTTGGCTGGTTGCCTTTCTGCTGAGCCTGCCCAGATTGAGAAGCAGATTAAGAGCCTTCTTGATAAACGAGTTATTGGGATAACAAATTATTACATAGGTGAAGAAGGTGTTGTCAAACAAGGATATGATTTTGAACCCCTTGTGTTTGAATTATCCGAAGTATGGGCGTTAAATCAAAAGAAAGAGCTAGATAATATTTCAGAGCAGTTGAATAACCCTGGTGGCAGGTTAAAACGTGTAGAGGAAGATCCTGGCTTTGTATTATCATCTCAAGAGCAGGATTTATGCCAGGCCTTTGAAAATGAATTTGGTAGGCTTCTTTCTCCGATGGAAATTGAACAAATTATTGCTTGGCTAGAAGATCACGAAACGGAATTAATATTGGAAGCTTTAAGACAAGCAGTTATCAGAGGTAAACATAATTTCAAGTACATTGGTAGCATACTTAGGGAATGGTATAAAAATAATATTAGGACAATAAAAGAAGTAGAGAGTTACCAACGTCAGTTTGAACAAAACAGATTAAAGCAACAGCTTCCGCGAAAAACAGGGTCAGGATCCGAATCTAACAATAGGGCAGACCTAAAGAAGAAAACCCTTATGAGATCCATGTACAGCTAA
- a CDS encoding putative manganese-dependent inorganic diphosphatase: MTSFIVGHKNPDTDSVASAIGLSYLKNCLGFDTIPCSLGKISKETEFVLNHFGLPTPIVLGNVKTQVKDLECDRVIGIAPSTSILSAYKLMEQNNMRTLPVVDDKNRLQGILTIKDIAMELIRGDFYRIDTSLDNIVKDFNGEVLVGEDFHVTGKVSVIAYYYKNIQNSLGPDDIIIVGDRYDILECAIRSQVKLIIITGHGEIPEVYLEMAQLNNVAMITVPVDTYTTSKLINQCNSVSLIMKKSGIVKFKADDYLDEVKEEILNTNYRNYPVVNHENVFQGFINKKQIINPGKKKVILVDHNEYSQSAEGLNEAEILEIVDHHKIGDICTTKPIAFRNMPVGSTCTIVYQMFKEFSMDVTPQIAGVLLAGILSDTLLFKSPTTTALDKDSVAELNKILQLDVEKFAMDMFKMGSSLEGFTIKEIFYRDFKEFDLEGSTIGVGQVFTLDIEDVFNRKKQFFEFVEQTHQDKSYFLTMLVITDIINEGSYLLYQARNNSLISTAFQVSAEQGVFVSGLVSRKKQVIPKILEAINLLK, from the coding sequence ATGACTTCGTTTATTGTTGGACACAAAAATCCGGATACGGATTCCGTGGCTTCGGCCATTGGTTTATCCTATTTAAAAAATTGCCTGGGATTTGACACCATACCTTGTTCATTGGGAAAGATTAGCAAGGAAACTGAGTTTGTTTTAAACCATTTTGGATTGCCAACTCCAATTGTCTTAGGAAATGTAAAGACCCAGGTCAAAGATCTGGAGTGTGACAGGGTAATAGGAATTGCTCCGTCAACCTCTATCTTATCTGCCTATAAATTAATGGAACAAAATAATATGAGAACCCTGCCAGTGGTTGATGATAAAAATAGACTGCAAGGTATCCTTACCATTAAGGATATTGCCATGGAATTAATTAGAGGGGATTTTTACAGAATAGATACCTCGCTGGATAATATTGTTAAAGATTTCAATGGAGAAGTATTAGTAGGGGAAGATTTTCACGTAACAGGCAAAGTATCCGTGATTGCCTATTACTATAAAAATATTCAAAATTCTTTAGGGCCTGATGACATTATTATTGTCGGGGACCGCTACGATATTCTTGAGTGTGCCATTCGGTCTCAAGTAAAACTAATTATTATAACAGGGCACGGAGAAATACCTGAGGTGTATTTAGAAATGGCACAATTAAATAATGTGGCCATGATTACCGTTCCTGTGGACACCTATACTACTTCTAAATTGATTAACCAATGTAATTCTGTATCCTTGATTATGAAAAAAAGTGGCATTGTAAAGTTCAAAGCAGATGATTATCTGGATGAAGTAAAAGAAGAAATTTTAAATACCAACTATAGGAATTACCCTGTGGTTAACCACGAAAATGTATTCCAAGGGTTTATTAATAAGAAACAGATTATCAACCCAGGCAAGAAAAAGGTTATTCTGGTAGATCATAACGAATATTCCCAGAGTGCTGAGGGTTTAAATGAGGCTGAAATTCTTGAAATCGTAGACCATCATAAAATAGGTGATATTTGCACAACAAAGCCCATTGCCTTCCGCAATATGCCGGTGGGAAGTACCTGCACCATTGTGTACCAGATGTTTAAGGAGTTTTCTATGGATGTAACTCCGCAAATAGCAGGAGTTTTGCTGGCTGGAATTCTCTCAGACACATTACTCTTCAAATCGCCCACAACCACAGCATTGGATAAAGACAGTGTTGCAGAATTAAATAAAATTTTACAACTTGATGTAGAAAAGTTTGCTATGGATATGTTTAAGATGGGGAGTTCCCTGGAAGGCTTTACTATTAAAGAAATCTTCTATAGGGACTTCAAGGAGTTTGATTTAGAGGGTAGTACCATTGGTGTGGGGCAGGTTTTTACCCTGGATATTGAAGATGTATTCAATAGAAAAAAGCAGTTTTTTGAGTTTGTTGAGCAAACCCACCAGGATAAATCCTATTTCTTAACAATGCTGGTGATTACCGATATTATCAACGAAGGCTCTTATTTGCTTTATCAAGCAAGGAATAATTCTCTAATCTCAACTGCCTTTCAAGTATCAGCAGAACAAGGTGTATTTGTTTCCGGGCTGGTGTCCAGAAAGAAACAAGTTATTCCTAAGATATTAGAAGCCATAAATTTATTAAAATAA
- a CDS encoding transglycosylase domain-containing protein: MQRPKLFLLLVSFIIIFNITSGCADIGQREPPDVPTPSRIVDVNNKLITTISQTNQIPVELDQIAPEMQQAIVAIEDYRFYEHSGIDIKGLARAALINIRNLRIVEGGSTITQQLAKNLYLGPERTLGRKIKELYYTVQLERSYTKEEILNMYLNHVYFGQGAYGIEAAAQTYFDKHAQELTLGESALLAGLPKAPSYYAPTTNLAGAKQRQQVVLNRMLELGMITPEKKKQALDQTIEPQAKTEYFQQAPYFVAEVVKYFKNKYPNGMELLYSSGLTIQTTLDMDMQQAAERAITQGLGQVNKDMEGALIAIDPRNGYIKAMVGGRNWQKSQYNRALAKSQPGSSFKPFLYTAAIESGYTAATTIFCKPITYPGGYRPKDYHGYHYRPFTLKQALAISDNVVSVQLADRLGPEVLVRYAKAMGIESKLDPYLSLALGSAEVSPLEMAVAFGPLANEGIRTKPLSILRVTDSSGRVLEEAHPQRYKVVDEKVAYIVTDMLKAAVQPGGTAAQISQLVSRPVAGKTGTTDESTNAWFVGYSPELVASVYVGYDDKSKKVGLTGSDIAAPIWGNFFEEALKGTEKTDFKKPVGVVEVNICAYDGLKASVFSSDTLSAYFIKGTEPKIPCFGDFWWKEQEGLSEEIPDQRGKQKKRLNEYEENQ, encoded by the coding sequence ATGCAACGGCCAAAGCTATTTCTCCTATTGGTGAGTTTCATTATTATATTCAATATCACGTCCGGTTGTGCGGACATTGGACAAAGGGAACCTCCGGATGTACCAACACCTTCTAGGATAGTGGATGTCAATAATAAATTAATTACTACCATATCTCAGACCAATCAAATTCCAGTTGAATTGGACCAGATTGCTCCAGAAATGCAACAAGCCATTGTGGCCATTGAAGATTATCGTTTTTATGAACATTCTGGCATTGATATAAAGGGATTGGCACGGGCGGCTCTCATAAATATACGTAACCTTCGTATAGTGGAGGGTGGCAGTACTATTACCCAGCAATTGGCAAAGAATTTGTATTTGGGGCCTGAACGTACCCTAGGAAGAAAAATTAAGGAATTATACTATACAGTACAATTGGAGCGGTCTTATACCAAAGAAGAAATATTGAATATGTATCTGAACCATGTTTATTTTGGACAGGGAGCTTATGGTATTGAGGCTGCGGCCCAGACTTATTTTGACAAACATGCCCAGGAACTAACCTTGGGCGAAAGTGCTTTGCTGGCGGGACTACCCAAGGCACCAAGTTATTACGCGCCCACAACAAATTTAGCAGGAGCAAAGCAGAGGCAGCAGGTTGTCTTAAACAGAATGCTGGAGTTGGGTATGATTACACCGGAGAAAAAGAAGCAAGCCCTTGACCAAACCATAGAACCACAGGCCAAAACAGAGTATTTTCAACAGGCACCGTACTTTGTTGCAGAGGTGGTTAAGTATTTTAAAAATAAATATCCAAATGGTATGGAGTTACTGTATTCCAGCGGCTTAACCATTCAGACTACCCTGGATATGGATATGCAGCAAGCTGCTGAACGGGCCATAACCCAGGGATTAGGGCAGGTTAATAAAGATATGGAAGGGGCCTTGATAGCCATTGACCCAAGGAATGGTTATATAAAGGCTATGGTTGGAGGACGCAATTGGCAGAAATCTCAATACAACCGGGCATTGGCAAAATCACAGCCGGGGTCATCCTTTAAACCATTCCTATACACCGCTGCTATTGAATCGGGATATACCGCAGCTACCACTATTTTTTGTAAGCCCATTACCTACCCTGGGGGATATAGGCCAAAGGATTATCATGGCTATCATTATCGTCCCTTTACCCTGAAACAGGCCCTGGCCATTTCAGATAACGTGGTATCTGTTCAATTGGCCGACCGTTTGGGACCAGAAGTACTGGTGCGTTATGCCAAAGCAATGGGCATTGAAAGTAAACTGGATCCTTATTTGTCTCTGGCCCTTGGGTCCGCTGAAGTATCCCCCCTAGAAATGGCAGTTGCCTTTGGCCCCCTGGCCAATGAAGGAATTCGAACAAAACCGCTATCCATCTTAAGGGTAACCGACAGCTCAGGTAGGGTTTTGGAAGAGGCGCACCCCCAGCGCTACAAGGTCGTTGATGAGAAAGTGGCCTATATTGTTACCGATATGTTAAAGGCTGCGGTGCAACCCGGTGGTACTGCGGCACAAATATCCCAATTAGTCTCGAGACCAGTGGCAGGTAAGACAGGAACCACAGATGAGTCCACCAATGCCTGGTTTGTTGGCTATTCTCCAGAGCTAGTGGCATCGGTTTATGTTGGGTACGATGATAAAAGTAAAAAGGTTGGTTTAACAGGCAGTGACATTGCTGCACCTATTTGGGGTAACTTTTTTGAGGAAGCATTAAAGGGCACAGAAAAAACAGATTTTAAAAAACCCGTGGGGGTTGTTGAGGTTAATATCTGTGCCTATGATGGACTAAAGGCTTCGGTATTTTCCAGTGACACCTTAAGTGCTTATTTTATTAAGGGGACGGAGCCTAAAATACCTTGTTTTGGAGATTTCTGGTGGAAGGAGCAAGAAGGGCTTAGCGAGGAGATACCTGACCAAAGAGGGAAGCAGAAAAAAAGATTAAATGAGTATGAGGAGAATCAATAA
- a CDS encoding LIM domain-containing protein: MFRCCVCGKEIDESKMVLDEEMDTNYCENCYLAERSLE, encoded by the coding sequence ATGTTTAGATGTTGTGTATGTGGCAAAGAAATTGATGAATCCAAAATGGTTTTAGATGAAGAGATGGACACAAATTATTGTGAGAATTGTTATTTAGCTGAACGTTCGCTGGAATAA
- the pstA gene encoding phosphate ABC transporter permease PstA, with protein sequence MGKIRTAVIIEEKIARGLLWTSVIVTIGALMAVIFHILQHGLMHVNWTFLTEEPLFMGKEGGIFPTIVSTIYLILISLAIAVPIGIMASIQLTEYTQRGPLVKVIRFATETLAGIPSIIFGLFGFAFLVIFMGFSWSLLSGGLTLAFMVLPTIIRTSEEAIKSVPLSFREGSMALGATKWQTVWKIVLPSALPGIVTGIILSIGRVVGETAAVILTAGSSLNIPSSVMDPARSMSVHLYILAMEGISMEKAYATATVLIILIFLINSVANWIMRRMSSNLLT encoded by the coding sequence ATGGGAAAAATAAGAACAGCCGTAATAATAGAAGAAAAAATCGCCCGTGGACTTTTGTGGACATCAGTTATTGTTACCATCGGTGCTTTAATGGCGGTTATTTTTCATATTCTTCAACACGGACTCATGCATGTAAACTGGACATTCTTAACAGAAGAACCTCTTTTTATGGGAAAAGAAGGGGGGATTTTTCCCACTATTGTTAGCACCATTTATTTGATTTTGATTTCTCTGGCCATCGCTGTGCCTATTGGAATTATGGCTTCCATCCAACTGACGGAATACACCCAAAGAGGCCCACTGGTAAAGGTGATTCGTTTTGCTACAGAGACATTGGCTGGTATTCCATCGATTATTTTTGGTTTATTTGGCTTTGCCTTTCTGGTTATCTTTATGGGTTTCTCCTGGTCCTTGCTTTCCGGCGGGTTAACACTGGCCTTTATGGTTTTACCTACCATTATTCGAACCAGTGAAGAAGCCATTAAAAGTGTGCCTTTAAGCTTTCGCGAAGGTAGTATGGCCCTAGGTGCCACCAAATGGCAAACCGTTTGGAAAATTGTTTTGCCAAGTGCTTTACCCGGCATCGTAACTGGTATTATTTTAAGTATCGGCCGGGTTGTGGGAGAAACCGCTGCAGTTATTTTAACAGCGGGCAGTTCCTTAAACATCCCTTCATCGGTTATGGATCCTGCACGGAGTATGTCGGTTCACTTGTATATATTGGCAATGGAAGGGATCTCGATGGAAAAGGCCTATGCCACAGCAACGGTGTTAATCATACTAATCTTTTTGATTAACAGTGTCGCCAATTGGATTATGCGTAGGATGAGTTCAAATCTTCTAACGTAG
- a CDS encoding EcsC family protein, with the protein MNLYEEKALIELRAWQIKMTRQPSFLSGMAKGIQRKMNELIPEKIHRVLTTAIKNMVHATLVGSQFTTGSLVPEGMGLDEREKLVEDKLGFYKKAAAAEGAGTGAGGFFLGLADFPLLLTLKIKFLFETANLYGYDVRDIKERIFILYLFQLAFSSSKRRREVYYDILHWEKTIKKYPLDTKLASFDWRQFQQEYRDHIDLIKLFQLLPGIGAAVGAYANYTLLDSLGETAKNGYRLRHFKDKSIM; encoded by the coding sequence ATGAATCTATATGAAGAGAAGGCCCTAATAGAGTTAAGGGCTTGGCAGATTAAAATGACCCGGCAGCCGTCTTTTTTGAGTGGCATGGCAAAGGGAATCCAAAGGAAAATGAATGAACTTATACCGGAAAAAATTCATAGGGTATTAACCACGGCCATCAAAAACATGGTTCATGCTACATTGGTTGGCTCCCAATTTACCACAGGCAGTTTGGTACCGGAGGGTATGGGTCTGGATGAGAGGGAGAAGTTGGTCGAAGATAAACTTGGATTTTATAAAAAAGCGGCAGCGGCAGAGGGTGCGGGAACAGGAGCTGGGGGATTCTTTCTTGGGTTGGCTGATTTTCCTTTGTTACTTACGCTAAAAATCAAATTTCTTTTTGAGACTGCAAACCTCTATGGTTATGATGTTCGAGATATTAAGGAACGAATATTTATACTTTACTTGTTTCAACTGGCCTTTTCCAGTAGTAAAAGACGCAGAGAAGTTTATTACGATATTTTGCACTGGGAAAAAACAATTAAAAAATATCCATTGGATACAAAGTTAGCTAGCTTTGACTGGCGTCAATTTCAACAGGAGTACAGGGATCATATTGATTTAATAAAACTGTTTCAACTCTTGCCTGGCATTGGCGCAGCAGTGGGGGCCTATGCAAATTATACGCTATTGGACAGTCTAGGAGAGACAGCTAAGAATGGTTACAGACTAAGGCACTTTAAAGATAAGTCAATAATGTGA
- a CDS encoding Fe-Mn family superoxide dismutase has product MPRHVARQGDTLKDIAKKYKINLNNLTIANTHLENPEQLKSGDVLYIPDCSDGTFCPIEARSLKPQLLSMMGFSPRQIQEHYKIYQSYITKTNEVRMKLRSIDMQGSNSIHSSYRSLKIDESQTVANGKLHEMYFDNLGGNGRTAIGKVLEIIVKDFGSYEFWERDFRSTGLASQGWVILGYDFDDCHLHNYTQGAPDVVPIVRFEPLLVLDVCEHAYFLDYGTNRNSYIDAFFRNIDWYTVNSRLQNLKSTY; this is encoded by the coding sequence ATGCCAAGGCACGTGGCTCGACAGGGTGATACTTTAAAAGATATCGCCAAAAAATACAAAATAAATCTTAATAACCTAACCATTGCCAATACTCACCTAGAAAACCCAGAGCAACTAAAATCAGGCGATGTATTGTATATTCCTGATTGTTCCGACGGTACTTTTTGTCCCATTGAAGCTCGTTCCCTTAAACCACAGTTATTAAGCATGATGGGCTTTTCTCCACGCCAAATACAGGAACATTATAAGATTTATCAGAGCTATATTACGAAAACCAATGAAGTTAGGATGAAACTTCGGTCCATTGACATGCAGGGCTCTAACTCCATTCACAGTTCATATCGATCTTTAAAAATTGATGAAAGCCAAACAGTAGCTAATGGTAAGCTTCATGAAATGTACTTTGATAACTTAGGGGGAAATGGAAGAACAGCAATTGGTAAGGTATTGGAAATTATTGTAAAAGACTTTGGATCTTACGAATTTTGGGAAAGGGATTTCCGCTCCACAGGCCTTGCCAGCCAAGGGTGGGTCATTCTAGGTTACGATTTTGATGACTGTCATCTGCACAACTACACGCAAGGTGCTCCAGATGTCGTACCCATTGTACGCTTCGAACCCTTATTGGTATTAGACGTCTGCGAACACGCCTATTTCCTTGATTACGGGACAAATCGCAACAGTTATATAGATGCATTTTTTAGAAACATTGATTGGTACACGGTGAATTCACGGTTACAAAATCTGAAATCAACTTATTAA
- a CDS encoding ExeA family protein, producing MTVETYLQLFANGCPEHLRPQVCPHCLIQVMLHRHGKYNRHAYTPEDQSHIPIYRFICPNPNCRKTTALLPAFLKEHHPISFDIQEKVIRQQAEGKTLVQLSGELLRHLGEETPFSITKAKRLFDEALMARTAQGGKELVIILDEAQDISSSLLLELRFARNQQMDSLSLFTLILVGQPELRRTLRMNKFEAITQRIQLRYHLTGLMAEETATYICHQMKTASLTTPLFSDSAIKLIHTETKGIPRLINSLCSQALYDAKRRNSDVIEESMIGRILADAERQRGTVG from the coding sequence TTGACTGTCGAGACCTATCTTCAGTTATTTGCTAATGGTTGCCCAGAACACCTCCGTCCCCAAGTCTGTCCCCACTGCTTAATTCAAGTAATGTTACATCGGCATGGTAAATACAACAGACATGCCTATACTCCGGAGGATCAGTCTCATATTCCTATCTATCGATTTATCTGCCCCAATCCCAATTGTAGAAAAACCACTGCCCTACTTCCGGCTTTTTTAAAAGAACATCACCCAATATCTTTTGATATTCAGGAGAAGGTGATACGCCAGCAAGCAGAAGGTAAGACGTTGGTTCAATTGTCAGGGGAACTGCTACGCCACTTAGGTGAAGAGACCCCATTCTCCATTACAAAAGCCAAGCGATTATTTGATGAGGCTTTGATGGCCCGGACGGCTCAAGGGGGTAAAGAACTAGTCATAATATTAGATGAAGCCCAGGATATTAGTTCATCCCTGCTGTTAGAACTTAGATTCGCTCGAAATCAGCAAATGGACTCCTTATCCCTTTTTACCCTTATTTTAGTGGGGCAACCTGAATTAAGGCGAACACTGCGTATGAATAAATTTGAGGCAATTACTCAGCGAATTCAACTTCGATATCATCTTACAGGATTAATGGCAGAAGAAACTGCAACGTATATTTGCCATCAAATGAAAACCGCCAGTCTGACAACCCCTCTGTTTTCGGACAGTGCCATAAAACTAATTCATACTGAAACTAAGGGGATACCCCGATTGATTAACAGTCTTTGTAGTCAAGCCCTTTATGATGCCAAGCGACGGAACAGTGACGTAATTGAGGAAAGTATGATCGGTAGAATCCTAGCTGATGCAGAACGCCAACGCGGTACAGTCGGATAA